The sequence GAGAACACGATCGAGCCCTGGAGCGGCGAGGCCGAGGCGCCCCGCGTCGCGCCCGAGCGCAGCACGGTCGTCGTCGAGGTCGACGGCAAGCGCATCGAGGTGACCCTCCCGGCGACCCTCGGCTCGCGAGCGGCTGCGCCCGTCGCGCCGCAGCGTCGACGGTCCGCCGGCAGCCGCACCACGGCAGCCGCCGGTGCCACGGGCAACGCCGTCACCGCGCCGATGCAGGCCACCGTCGTCAAGCTCGCCGTCGAGGAGGGACAGAAGGTCGTCAAGGGCGACCTCGTGCTCGTGCTCGAGGCCATGAAGATGGAGCAGCCCGTCGCCGCGCATCGCGACGGCACGGTCACGGGCATCGACGCGACGGTCGGCACGACCGTGTCGTCCGGGCACGTGCTCCTCTCCATCGGCGACTGACGCGCTCCTCCTCTTCTTCTGCTGTGCTCGGTCGCTCCGACGTAGAAAAAGAGGAACCCCCCGCACCAAAGGAGGAGCCTGAGCTCCCTCCGTCACAAACGGAGAAATCCGGGCTGCCCGACGCCACACACGGAGGACCTCCTCCCCGAGTCTCCTCATCCCGTGGGCAGCCGCCAGCGTGACGCAACGGCGAGCCCCGGTCACGGCACCACCACGGGTGCGTGCGCCGACACCGCGACCGCTCGCAGCACCATCGACTCGACCCACGGCCATCGGTCGCGCACCTGCAGCGCGGTGAACCGCATCGGCACGAACCCCCGGGCTCTCGCCTCGGCGTCGCGCCGCCGGTCGTCCGCGAACCGCTCCGGACTCGAGTGGAACCGGTACCCGTCGACCTCGACGAGCACCGGGGTCCCCACGATCCTGAAGTCGACGAGCCCGACCCCGTCGATGGGAACCTGCTGCGCGAGCACGAGCCCCATCGGAGCCAGCCGCTGACGGAGGATCGACTCGGGCCCCGACCCGGATCCTGCTCTCGCCAGCATCACGACCGACATCAGGCGGGGCGAGTGCTCGACCCGCGCCAGGAGGCTCGCGCGATCGACCACACCCAGGGTCAGGGCCGTGTCGAGCACCGCCACCGCCGTCTCCTCGCGGCACCAGCGGAGCGTCTGCGCCAGGCACCGGTCAAGCGACACCCGCCAGCACCAGTCGGTATCGTGCGGATCGTCCGACCAGTGCAGGGAGATCGGCGGGCCGGCAGGATCGCCAGGCGGCTCCGGGCGCTCTCCGCGGCGCGCTCTCGCCGATGACGAGTTCGCGCGCAGGCACACGGTCAGCGGCTCGTCCCAGCCGCCCCAGAGCCCGAACGTCTCGGCTGCGCTGATTCCTGCGAGTCGCCCGCCGAGCCGGAGCGCCGCGACCCCGGCCTCTGGTGCTGCCGGCAGCGCGTACACGCCCTGCCTCGCGCGGACGAGGCGTCCTGTCTCGACGAGCTCGCGGAGCACGGCGAAGGTCGCTCCGGCAGCGCGCAGCTGCCGGGACGTCGCGAATCCTCCGCCGGCCCACAGCGCCTTCTGAATCGGTCCCATGCGCCGATGCTGGCGGAAGGCGGCGACCCCGCGTCGGCATGATCGGCAGCCTGTGGAGAGTGCGGCCGTGATCCTGCGCTGGGGAGGAGTTCTCCGTAGGAGCTCTGCAGAGGTGCCCCAGAAAAGCGACGCGGAGGACCCCGTGGCGACAGAGCCCGATGGCGCTCTCGAATTGAGGTATCGTCAGCCTCTGGACGCGGTCTTCTCGCGCGTCCGTTACGGCGGCCCGAACCGCCGAGATCACACCTCCACCCGAATGGACACCGCATGCCCCGACGCACTGTCGCGCCTCCACGCTCCCGCCGCACAGCCAGAGCCCTCTCCGCCACCACCGTGATCGCCGCGCTCGTCGCCGCATCTCTCCTCGGCGCCGGCGCTGCCCAGGCCGATCCGGCGCAGGATCCGACGTCGACCTTCTCCGCCGACGCCTCCCCCAGGATCGTCGGCTCTGCCACGGCGGGGTCGTCCGTCACGCTGGTCGCCCCCGATCTGACCCCGACACCGGACACCCTCACGTACTCCTGGTCGTTGGACGGCGCGCCCCTCGGCGCAGCGTCCTCGGACGACGAGCTCGCCCTCGACTCGACGATGGTCGGACACTCCCTCGCGGGCGAGGTCACGGCATCCGCGCCGGGCTACACCGACTATGTCGCCTCGAGCGACCCGGTCGTGGTCGGCGCCGAGCCGGTCGTCGCAGGATCGGCCCTCACGCTCCCGTCCTCCGCTCAGGTCGGCGTTCCGATCGTCACGAGCGCGCCGACGTTCACTCCGTCCTCGGCGGCCGTCGCCTACCAGTGGAAGCGGGACGGTGTCGCCGTCGCCGGAGCGACGGAGCCGCAGTACACCCCTGTCGCGGCCGACGTCGGCACCACCCTGTCGGTGGTGGTCGAGGCGACCGCTCCGGGACACCTCCCGTTCTCGAGCACCTCGACTCTCGGCAGCCCGGTCGCCCCCGGCTTCCTCGCTCCTCCGACCTCGGTGGAGGTCAGCGGAGACCCCCGAGTCGGGTCGCCGCTCCAGGCCACGGCGTCCACCACGCCCGGATCGTCCCTCACCTGGGCGTGGTCGAGCGACGGCGCCGTCATCAGCGGCGCCGTGCGATCCACGTACACGCCCACTTCGAGCGACCGCGGGACCACGCTGCGCGCCCGAGCCGTCGCCACCCGATCCGGGTACGCGGCCTCGAGCGCCACGGAGTCCTCGCCGACCGGCACTGTCGTCGAGGACGTCGCCCCTCCGACTCCCACCATCAGCGGCACGCCGCGCGTCGGCCAGACTCTGAAGGCCCTTCCCGGTCTGCCGTCGCCGGGAGCATCGTTCTCCTACGTCTGGCTCCGCGGCGGGTCGCAGGTGCTCACCGAGACCGACGACACCTACCAGCTGACCGCTGCCGACGCCGGTTACCGGCTCTCGGTGAACGTCACCGCCGACGGTCCCGACTACCTTCCGAAGACCGTCCGCTCCTCCGCCACCGCTCCTGTGACGGGCAGCATGCGCACGACGACCGCTCCCCGAGTCACCGGAACAACCGTTGTCGGCTCGACGCTGACCGTGCATGCCGGCACCTACGCCCCCTCGCCGACGGCGATGTCGTACCAGTGGCTCCGCGACGGCGTGTCGATCAGCAAGGCGACGAGCGCGACCTATCGGCTGACCTCGTCCGACGTCGGCGCCACCGTCTCCGTCCGCGTCTCGGCGACGCGGGCGTACTACGACAAGAACAGCGTCATCGTCTCCGCGGCCAGCCGGGTGAGAGGTGTCTTCACCACCCACGCTGCTGTCATCACGGGCACCCGTCAGGTGGGGAAGACCTTCTCCGCCTCCTTCCCGACGTGGAGCCCCGCCCCGTCCGCCAAGAGCTACCAGTGGTACCGGAACGGCTCGGCCGTCCCCGGCGCGAAGTCGGCCAGGTACACCCTCTCCGGGGCTGACGCCGGCAAGAGCATCAGCGTCACGATCACGGGAGCCCGCGCCGGCTACATCACGGCGAGCAGGTCCACGCAGGACCCCGGGACCATCGCCAAGGCGGCCGCACCCCGAGCCACGAAGGCCCCGCACCTCTCCGGAACTGCGCGGAACGGCAGCACACTCACGGTGACCAACGGATCGTGGAACGTCTCCGGGCTGACGCCGCATTACACGTGGTACCGCTCGGGCGCGCAGATCGCCAAGGCCGCTTCTCAGACGCTCAAGCTCTCCGGTTCGGACGTCGGAAAGTCGATCACGGCTCGAGTGACCGTCACGAAGACCGGCTATGCAAATGGTTCAGCCGCGTCGAACGCGACTGGCAAGGTCGGAGCCGCGACGCCGTCCTTCAGGGGAAACGGCGTCTTCAAGGTCGGAAGCGACATCCCCGTGGGGACGTTCTACTCGACCGGAGGCAGCTCGTGCTACTGGGCGCGTCTCAGTTCGTCCAGCACCTCGAGCTACGTCGACAACGACTTCGGCGACGGTCAGCGGATCATGACCGTCGAGAAGTCGGACAAGTACGTCGAGCTGCGAGACTGCGGCACCTGGTATCGGATCGGCCTCGCAGGACCAGCGAAGACCACGATCCCGTCATCGGGGACGTTCAAGGTCAACCAGCAGATCGTGCCGGGCGAATACCGCGCTCACTACGGCGACTCCTGCTACTGGGCGCGTCTTTCCGGGGGCTCTACGAGCGACATCATCGACAACGACTTCGAATCAGGCTCGGGCTATGCCTACGCGACCATCGAGTCGTCCGACTTCTCCTTCGAGACGAGCGGCTGCGGCACCTGGACGAAGGTCGGCTAGCCGACCAGCCGCGCCGCCGAGGGCGCAGGATCCCGGCCCGAGCCGAGCCGCGGATCCTGCGCGCGCTGGCGCCGTGCCCTAGTTGACGATGTGCATCGCCCGGGCCGCATCCGCGATGCTGCCCGAGAGCGACGGGTAGACGGTGAACGCCCGGGCCACCTGGTCGACGGTCAGCCGGTGCTCGACCGCGAGCGCCAGCGGGAA is a genomic window of Frondihabitans peucedani containing:
- a CDS encoding type IV toxin-antitoxin system AbiEi family antitoxin domain-containing protein, whose protein sequence is MGPIQKALWAGGGFATSRQLRAAGATFAVLRELVETGRLVRARQGVYALPAAPEAGVAALRLGGRLAGISAAETFGLWGGWDEPLTVCLRANSSSARARRGERPEPPGDPAGPPISLHWSDDPHDTDWCWRVSLDRCLAQTLRWCREETAVAVLDTALTLGVVDRASLLARVEHSPRLMSVVMLARAGSGSGPESILRQRLAPMGLVLAQQVPIDGVGLVDFRIVGTPVLVEVDGYRFHSSPERFADDRRRDAEARARGFVPMRFTALQVRDRWPWVESMVLRAVAVSAHAPVVVP